Below is a genomic region from Desulfobacter sp..
CCTGTCCACCTTGCCCGGTATCGGTAAAAAAACCGCAGAACGCCTGGCGCTTCACATCCTTCATGCGCCCGACCATGAAGCCGCTGCCCTGGCAGGGGATATTGTCGAGCTTAAAAGCAGTGTGCGGCTGTGCACCTCCTGTTTTGCCTTAACCGATACGGATCAATGCCGGATATGCAAAGATCCCGCCCGTGACACCTCCCTGATCTGTGTGGTTGAAAACCCAACAGACATGGCAGCCATTGAAAAATCCGGGTCATTTTCAGGGGTCTACCATATCCTGGGCGGGGTTCTTTCTCCCATTGAGGGCATCGGGCCGGATGATATCCGCCTGGCAGAACTCTTTAACCGGACCCAGCCCCCGGCCCAGCTAAATGAAATCATTCTGGCCACCAAGACCAATGTGGAAGGAGAGGCCACAGCCGCCTATATCCAGGACAGATTGGAAAAATCAGGCATCAAAATCACCCGGATTGCATCCGGGGTCCCCATGGGCGGGGATCTTCAATATGTGGACCCGCTGACCATGCAAAAGGCAATTGAAAAAAGATATGGAATCTAAACAACTCACGGCTCACGATATATTTGAATGCCAGCTTTGCGGCCGATGCTGCAAAGGCTTCGGAGGCACCTATGTCACGCCCCAAGACATTTTAAACATTGTAGCTTATATCAAGGCGGATCCTTCAACCTTTGTCGACACCTATTGTGATATGTCAGGGTCCAGACCCGTCCTTACCCTGGCTGAAAACGGATTCTGCATCTTTTTTGATCCTGAAAAACAATGCACCGTTCACCCGGTAAAACCTTATATGTGCAAAGCCTGGCCCTATATCAAAACCATTATTGATTATCCTGAAAACTGGGATATCATGGCCAACTCCTGCCCGGGCATGAAAAAAAAGATTGCCCATAAAGAGCTTAGTCGAATTGTTGCAGCGGAAAAAGAAAAACTGGACAAGGCCTGTAACATCAAGCCCTAGTTGGACTGCATGTCGGCAAACTGACGGGCAATGGAATCGCGTTCATAGACAATTTCCACCCGGCGGTTCCGGGCCCTGCCCCGGGCCGTGTCATTGGTGGCCACAGGATGATATTGGGCATAGCCCTCTGCTGAAATATAAAAGGGCGGCACCCCGTTTTGGACCAGGAGACGGACCACGGTAGAGGCCCGGGCACTGGACAATTCCCAGTTGGACGGGTAGAGGGCCGATGAGATCGGTTCAGCGTCGGTATGCCCCTTGATCTTGACGTGATAGGCCAGCTTTGCCAGGACAGAAGCCACCTTTTCAAGGATGTCCAGCCCCTTGGGCGCAAGCTTGGTACCGCCTTCGGCAAAGAGCAATAGATCCGACGTGGTAATGACCACCCCTTCGTCGGTCTTGGTCACACTGACCTCGCCGCCCAGCTTGTTGAACAGCACCAGTTCCCTGACTTCGGAAACAATATCCTCCATCTCCTTTTCAATCATGGCGCCCAGCTCATCAATCTGCTGGTTTTCAGAGGGTTCTTCCGAAGGCACCGGATGCATGGTCAACCCTTCCCTTGTGCCGGATTCAGGAACCGCCTGGGCCCCCAGGGCGCTTCTCAAAGACTGGACCAACTCTTTGTAGGTCTCCTGCTGGGTGGTGCTCATGGCAAACAAAAGAACAAAAAAGCACATTAAAAGGGTCACCAGGTCGGCAAAGGTCGCCATCCAGGCAGGGGCACCCTGCACTACGGTTATCCCCTCTTCTGACGGAGATGCCTGTCTTATCTCCTCAATTTTTTCTTCACCGCTCTCTTCAGGCATGCTTGGGATCTCTTTTCAAATTTATTTTTTTTCTTCTTTTGAATCTGAGAGATAGACCTTTAGTTTATCTTCCATGAGCTTGGGGTGCTCCCCTTCCCGGATGGATAAAATACCTTCCAGAATAATGTTCATATTGGTAATCTCCTCTTCGTTTCGTCCTGACAGCTTGTCGCTCATGGGGATGAAAAAGAGGTTGGCCATCACTGCCCCGTAAAAGGTGGTGATCATGGCCACGGCCATCTTGGGGCCGATGGAAGAGGGATCATCCAAATTGGCCAGCATCTGGACCAGGCCGATCAAGGTGCCGATCATCCCGAATGCCGGGGCATAAGCCCCCATGGAGGTAAAAATATCCGCTCCGGTGTCCAATCCCTTTTTGGTCAGCTGCATCTGTTTTTGCATGATCTAGGAAATATCCCCTGTTTTCACTCCGTCCACGGTCATCTGCAATGCCTGGGCAAGGTAGGCATCCTGAGTATTCTGAATATCGCCTTCAATGGAAAGCAGCCCCCCCTTTCTGGCCTTGTTGGATATTTCTACCAGGTTGGCGATAATATCTTCAGGTTTTTCAATCTTGAACATAAAAACCTTGATGGCCACCTTGAACATGCCTAAAACCTGTCCAAGGGGATAGCCGATCATGACCGCAGCAACGGTTCCGCCCACAACAATCAGAACAGAGGGGATATTGACAAACATCATGATAGAGCCGCCCAGCAAGATGGTGCCCATTACGAATCCCAATCCGGAAACAACACCGATAACCGAAGAAATATCCATTTTCTAAACCTTTATGTAAACAGTGTCATCCACAGGATATTCCCTGTGATATTGTATAATCTTATCAATTGAGTCTTGGGTCAGCAGGGTATTGGATTTAAACAATTTGGTCCCTGTGGTCGTAAACAGGGCCGTACCCAGAACCATTCCCGGTTCAAGCTGTTCAATGCCCACCCCTCTGACCTGGAATGCATCCGTGCCCATATGGGCCACCGCATATTTTTCCAGCCATCCGACAATCACCGGATCCAGGCGGACGCCGGATAGATC
It encodes:
- the recR gene encoding recombination protein RecR, with amino-acid sequence MNHYPEAILKLIRSLSTLPGIGKKTAERLALHILHAPDHEAAALAGDIVELKSSVRLCTSCFALTDTDQCRICKDPARDTSLICVVENPTDMAAIEKSGSFSGVYHILGGVLSPIEGIGPDDIRLAELFNRTQPPAQLNEIILATKTNVEGEATAAYIQDRLEKSGIKITRIASGVPMGGDLQYVDPLTMQKAIEKRYGI
- a CDS encoding YkgJ family cysteine cluster protein, with translation MESKQLTAHDIFECQLCGRCCKGFGGTYVTPQDILNIVAYIKADPSTFVDTYCDMSGSRPVLTLAENGFCIFFDPEKQCTVHPVKPYMCKAWPYIKTIIDYPENWDIMANSCPGMKKKIAHKELSRIVAAEKEKLDKACNIKP
- a CDS encoding flagellar motor protein MotB — translated: MPEESGEEKIEEIRQASPSEEGITVVQGAPAWMATFADLVTLLMCFFVLLFAMSTTQQETYKELVQSLRSALGAQAVPESGTREGLTMHPVPSEEPSENQQIDELGAMIEKEMEDIVSEVRELVLFNKLGGEVSVTKTDEGVVITTSDLLLFAEGGTKLAPKGLDILEKVASVLAKLAYHVKIKGHTDAEPISSALYPSNWELSSARASTVVRLLVQNGVPPFYISAEGYAQYHPVATNDTARGRARNRRVEIVYERDSIARQFADMQSN